In Drosophila yakuba strain Tai18E2 chromosome X, Prin_Dyak_Tai18E2_2.1, whole genome shotgun sequence, a single genomic region encodes these proteins:
- the LOC6524911 gene encoding stromal interaction molecule homolog isoform X4 has translation MRKNTIWNYSLIFFCCVLKSISTLDHGPHTVSVDSNRYNTQHQYKQNPNVASRHASHESGQSLHNSQSEHVTHIAASHAGSGGEHSTHLAQNLHRSSYNLLSEAMSQAVSNEFSSI, from the exons ATGCGAAAGAATACCATTTGGAACTACTCTCTCATATTCTTCTGCTGTGTGCTGAAGAGCATAAGTACGCTAGATCATGGCCCGCACACAGTATCCGTCGATTCGAATCGATACAACACACAGCATCAGTATAAGCAAAATCCCAATGTTGCCTCACGTCACGCATCCCACGAATCTGGTCAGAGTTTACACAATTCCCAGTCGGAACATGTCACCCATATCGCCGCATCGCACGCCGGAAGCGGCGGTGAGCACTCCACTCATCTGGCGCAAAATCTGCACAGGAGCTCATATAATCTTCTGAGCGAGGCCATGTCCCAGGCGGTCAGCAATGAATTTA GTAGTATATAG